GGCTCTTTTAAAATATATACTCAAAAGATAATCCGCGTACTAAAAATAATCCGCGAAAATCCGTGATTTAGTAACGGTAATACTCGGGTTTATACGGGCCTTGTTTTTCTACCCCGATGTAAGCAGATTGATGATCGGTTAATTCTTCCAGTTCCACGCCAATTTTAGCTAAATGCAAACGGGCTACTTTTTCGTCGAGGTGCTTCGGTAAGGTATACACCTGGTTTTCGTAGCTGGCAGCATTGGTCCACAGTTCTATTTGCGCTAACACCTGGTTAGAGAAAGAGTTAGACATTACAAAAGAAGGGTGACCAGTAGCACAACCTAAGTTTACCAAACGGCCTTCGGCCAACACAATCAGGTCTTTGCCTTCGATGTTGTATAAATCTACCTGTGGCTTAATGGTATCTTTGGTGTGGCCGTAGTTTTTGTTTAACCAAGCCATGTCAATTTCATCGTCGAAGTGACCGATGTTACACACAATGGCTTTATCTTTTAAAGCGCGGAAATGTTCTTCCCGGATAATATCGCAGTTACCGGTAGCGGTTACCACAATATCTGCTTCCTTAACGGCATCCGCCATTTTCTTCACGGCAAAACCATCCATAGCCGCTTGTAAAGCACAAATCGGGTCAATTTCGGTAACAATTACGCGGGCACCAGCGCCCCGCAACGAAGCCGCCGAACCTTTTCCTACGTCACCGTAACCAGCAACCACGGCCACTTTACCAGCCATCATTACGTCGGTTGCCCGGCGAATAGCGTCTACTAAAGATTCTTTACAGCCGTATTTGTTATCGAATTTGGATTTTGTAACGGAGTCGTTAATATTAATAGCAGGCAACGGTAATGTGCCATTTTTCACGCGCTCGTATAAGCGATGCACCCCGGTGGTAGTTTCTTCTGAGATTCCCCGAACACCAGCGGCTAATTCCGGATATTGATCCAGCACCATGTTGGTTAAATCGCCACCATCGTCCAGAATCATGTTTAAAGGTTTGCGATCCTCGCCAAAGAACAAGGTTTGTTCGATGCACCAGTTAAATTCTTCTTCGTTCATGCCTTTCCAGGCAAATACCGGAATACCGGCAGCCGCAATAGCTGCCGCTGCATGATCCTGAGTAGAGAATATATTGCAGGAAGACCAGGTTACTTCGGCACCTAATTCCACCAGGGTTTCAATTAAAACCGCAGTTTGTATAGTCATGTGCAAGCAACCGGCAATACGGGCACCTTGCAAAGGCTTGGAAGGACCAAACTCTTCGCGGATAGCCATTAAGCCCGGCATTTCGGCTTCGGCTAATCTAATTTCTTTCCGACCCCACTCGGCGAGTGAGATATCTTTAACTTTGTAGTTAAGGGCGGTTTCGATCATTTTTATATAGTTTTGAATGGCAAAGTTACAGAATAGGTTTATGAACTGCAAAACTCGGTAGTGCTAAAGGCTTTATACAGAAGTGGCTCATTACCTGTTGCTTTCACAATACGTTTAGTTTACAACAAATTAAAGAATAAAGAGTTCGGCTTAGCAACAGATAATCCCTGTTGGCCCGCTGGCACCAGTAATACTATATCTAAGCTGTAAATTACTGATGCCTATTAACAACTACATCAGGCCTCTTATGTTGCTTTGATGACACGATTTTTTAAAAATTTTAATTTTTCGAACGGATAAATGCCGGATTTACAACCTCTTTCGAGCACCGAACAGGATTTTGTGCAGGAACACGCCCAAGCCGATCCAGCTAAATTGCTCTTGCAACAACACCGGTACAAAGGTTTAGACGTGCCTCGCCTGGTGCACTACATACAAGCCCGGCAAAAAGTTAAAAGCAAGCTGCCGCTCTGGTATCAAAACTTACAGATTATCTACCCGCCTTTCTTGTCGTTAGAACAAAGCTCTTCGGAATTAACGGCGCAATATAAAGCCGGGCTGGTAAGCGGAAACTTATTAATTGATTTAACCGGCGGATTTGGGATTGATAGCTTTTACTTTGCCCAACATTTTGAGCAAGTACATTACGTGGAACAGAATGCGGAACTGACTGCTATTGCCGCGTATAATGCTACTGTACTAGGCGCTACCAACATTCAATTTCAGGCTGGTTCAGCGGCCGATTTTTTAAAAAATTTTAATAGCAAGGCCGATTGCATTTACCTGGACCCGGCCCGCCGGGGTAACGCTAACCAGAAGCTCCATTTTCTTACGGATTGCGAACCGGATGTATTGCAGTTACTTCCCTTGCTTTTCCGGAAGGCCGACCAAATTTTACTAAAAACCTCTCCCATGCTGGATATTGAACAAGCTCGCCAGCAGTTGGGCCAGGTAAGTACCATTACGGTAGTGGCCGTAGATAATGAATGCAAGGAAGTGCTGTACCTCTTACAAGCAGATGTGCCCGCGGAGCCGGAATACGTAGCGGTAAACTTACGCGCCACCCAAGCAGAAATTGCTTTTAAATTTAAAAAATCAGAAGAGGAAGCGGCAGCAATTACTTATTCCGAACCTCAAGCTTTTATTTACGAACCCAACACGGCTATTCTAAAAGCAGGTGGCTTTAAAAGCGTAGCCCAGCAATACCGCGTAAATAAACTGCACCGCAACAGCCATTTATATACCTCCGAAACTTTAGTGACAGATTTTCCGGGCCGGGCTTTTAGCTGCCGCGCCATTTGTAAATACCAGAAAAAAGATATTCTCCCTTATTTACCCTCTAAAAAAGCCAACATCACGGCGCGTAATTTCCCGGAACCCGTAGCAGCTATCCGCAAAAAGCTAGGTTTGCAGGAAGGCGGCGACCAATACTTATTTGCTACGACGGATATGCACCAAAAGCCTATTATTCTGGTCTGTGAAAAAGCTGCTGCCGGTAAATAAGTATTAAGTCACAAGTCTCCGGATATTAAATGTTAAACTTTTGCATTTAACTTTAAAATGTAGCTTTAAATAACAACCGAGCTGCTTTCCGCAAATTTCTTTTCGCTGGCCATTTTTTAAATTTTTAAAATTTACAGATTCGCCTTTTTCAAAACCGAGAGAAAAAGCGGGTAAACCATAATTAATGCGCTTACCCTTTGCTCAGCTAATTGGTGCAGAGAAGCAGTTGAAGTAAGCCTAACTCGGTTTTCTGTGACTGAAGAAGGTGGCCTGCCTTTTATCATTATTTTAATTCTGTTTTACAAATAGTTAACTCATTAACCGATAACCGAAAGAAGAAAAACAGCTTCTATCTTTATAATCTAAATCCAGGTTCCAGACAATTTTATTTGTTAATCTGTGGCCTCGCAGCCCAATTTTTAAATTCCGGTAATCCTGAAAAAGTAAATTATATTTGCCCGCGCACCGAACTGCCCGACTCTTCCCGCGTACAGCTATTCCGGTGATTAAAACAGACCTTATTTAAAATATGATTGAAGCAGTAAAATTCTGGAACGAACCTAACAACAAATCGCACTGGGACCCTCAAATAGATCCGGAATGGCGGATTTACGGCCAAATGGTAAAATTAGCCGCTCAAGCCGTTAAAGCCGAAAACCCGGGCATCTTGCGCGTTCTCGGCGGTATTTCTCCCATTGATCCTAGTTTTATAAATCGCATGCAAAGCTACGGTGCTCTTGATGATTTAAACGCCATAGCAGTGCACGGTTTCCCGCTGGACTGGAATTTATGGTCGATACACGAGTGGCCCAATAAAATAGCCGAAATTGAAGCCGTAACCAATTTACCGGTGTGGGTAACGGAAGTAGGTATTTCCAGTTTTGGTGCCGAAGAAGTACAGGAATTTGGGCTAAAACGGACGGCTGAATTATTAATGGGACGCGTACCGCGGGCGCACTGGTACAGCTTATACGATTTACCGCAAGCCTGGGAAGCAACTACCCGCCACCGCGAAGCCGAGGGTTCTTCATATTACCGTCATTTTCATATGGGTTTGCTGCGCGAAGACGGCACGCCTAAATTAGCCTTAAAACATTTCTCCGACTATACCCCGGAATTCGGTATTTGCCAGTGGTTCCATTTCGAAGATCACCGTTTAGACCAGGCTATAGATTGGCTGCGGAAGTTAGGGGTAAAGCACCTGCGTACCGGCTTAAGCTGGGCCGATTGGCTGCGCCCCAACGCCGAAGTGTGGTTCGACCACGTGATGAAAAAACTGGAAGAATTTGATTTAACCGTTACGTTCTGCTTTACCCCGGAGTCCAAAGGAATTCAGCCGCACCATACCAGTCCGCCCCAAAATATTGAAGAGTTCGCTGATTTCTGCGTAACCATGATGCGCCGTTACGCTTAATTTTTAAAAATTTTCTTAATCGGATAACTGATTACGAGTAACAAATAACCAATTCATGAGCGAACAAATTCAGGAGGCTGAACCGGACGTGTGGATGCAACATATGCGTCGGGGAAAGTTTGAAGAAGCCTGGAAAAAAAGTGATGCGGATTTGAAAGCCCGGGCAGGTCAGCCTTGCTGGCACTTGCCCCGGCATTTCCAATACATCTGGGATGGCAGCTCTTTAGTCGGCAAGCGCGTACTGGTGCGTTGTTACCACGGCTTGGGCGATACCGTCCAGTTTATCCGGTACATGCCTTTGCTGAAAGAAATTGCTGCTAAAGTGATTGTTTGGGCGCAAGCTCCGCTCATCCCGCTTTTAAAAACCGTATCTGGCATTGACCAGCTTTTGCCGCTGCACGATGGTACGCCCGAAGTAGATTATGATGCCGATATCGAAATCATGGAATTGCCGCATTACTTCCGCACTACCCTGGCTACCCTACCAGCGCAGGTGCCTTATTTGCACGCAGAGCCTTTGGTTCTTACGTCTGATAATAGCAGATTAAAAGTAGGCTTAGTATGGAAAGCGGGAGATTGGGACGAAAGCCGTTCTATTCCGTTTTCTTCATTAACACCGTTGGCCGAGTTACCATCCCTTCAATTTTACATGCTACAAGCTAATGCCCCTGAAGCTGGTTGGAACGGTAAATTTGGGGAATTTCCGGGTAACTTTAGTTTGTATGATTATGCCCGGGTAGTAAAAGACTTGGATTTACTAATTACCGTGGATTCCATGCCGGCGCATTTGGCCGGCGCTATGGGTATACCGGTTTGGACTTTATTGCGTACTGAAGCGGACTGGCGGTGGATGGATGATCGGGATGATAGTCCGTGGTATCCGACCATGCATTTGTTTCGGCAGACTCAATCCGGTAATTGGGATAAAGTTATTAGCCGTGTTGCGGAGGAGTTAAGTAAGCTTAGTAGAGATAAAGATTAAGTTATTACTTATTCTTTTTTCTTCTTTGGAGCCGGTTCCCGTCTCCATGCTGTGGTGCTATCTAGCTTGCTGGCTACAAGTTTTGCCTCGTGGCCGGCGGGCCTCGTTTGGCTCTTTCGGGCGGTCTAAGCTTCCTTTCCTCGCTTCGCTGCGGAATTCTGCTCCGCAGAACCGGAACCTTAGAAGGCCCTCAACAGCCAAACTGGTATCAGTTGCGCTTAGTTACCGTCTTTCTTGATTGTTCATGTGTTTTTTTACTTATTAAATTCCTAGCTAAATTTAAATTCCTAGCTAAATCCCTGGCGCAAGTCTTAGCGTAGCGTGACTTATAGACAAATGCCAGTCTCCTGACTGGCGAATTAGAATTTTAAGATTATTTAAAAATCTATTTGTTGACAGGAATATTTAATAGCCACTTTCTAGCCATAACAAAATGTAAAAATTTAAAAAATTGGCTTACAACAAATAAAAAGCGGAGACTTGTGATCTCCGCTTTTTTTATCCTTTTAGTTCGCTGTAGCGTTTGAACATTTCTTTAACTTTTCCTTGGTGGTAGGCCAGTCCGTGGTAAACGGCGGCGACTACGCGCGCCCAGCGGTAATAAATTGGTGGTTTCTGGAGATGGCGGGCAAATTTAAATACCCGGTTACTCCACGCCGAAATGTAATAGCGTGTCCGGTAGATAAGCTTGCGATGCCGGGTAGGCGTTTTGGCATCCGGGGCAACGCGTTTACGCGGTTTCACGCCTTTTTTCTGCCAGGTTAATCGGTAAGCTAAACCTTCACGACGCTGCCGGAAACCGGCGGCTTGCGTTTGGTGCACAAATTCGGCATCCACTTGTTTTAATTCTAATCTATTTTCCTGAATAGCGTTAGCAACCAGTTGTTCTATTACCGGAGAGCGTACCACTACCACGTTGGTGCCTCTACCATCCGAAGAATACGGTTCTACCCAGGCATCGCCGAAAGAAATATCGGCGGTTTCGGCTACTACGTCGTCGCAGTAATTACACGCGGAATTCATGTAAAAACCGGCGCCCCAGTCGCCATCGGCTAAATGCCACCAGAGGCGGTTTACTTTTTGGCCATTGCGCAAGGTCAGTTGGGCGTTGTACCAATTAGCCGGGTGGTTATGGTCTTTCAGGCGATACTCTACCTTTTCAATCTGATTTACGGGTACGTTCATCTGCCAGGCAAAGCTTTCCACGAAGCGGGCGCTTTTCATGTGGCCGCAAAACAGGCCCAAAGTAAACTTAATGCGCTCCCGTATAACGGGATCTTCGCGGCGTAGTAACTGCACGGCTTTAATAAAACACGGAATGCCCACTACGGCGTACCGGCCCGGAACTTCGCGAATAGTTTTTAAAATTTCGGATAACTCAATAGGGTAATACCGCGACTTAGCGCCGGCCCTGACCTCTTCTTCGGTGCGGGCAATGCGGTAACGGAAATAACGGCCATTGGTTTGCGGATCTTCGGTGGCAATGACGTGCGCTACGCCATCAATCAAACCCTGGCGCATTAACTCGGTGGCTACCCAGGTAACCATGCCGCCCGAACTGCCTTGCAAACGGAAATCTTCCTCGCCCACGTGCCCTACGTACGCATTCTCAAACCGACCAATACTAGGGTGTTGCCGTTGGGCGGCCGGGTATAACTTATCGGCTAAATAATCTTCGTTTTTGGCTTCCGGCGAAAACGGGCAGGTTTGGGTAAAGTTAACCGAACGCTGATTAAACCAGGCATTATTACCCGTAGGTTTTAACTGGCCGTAATCATCAAAGTTCATCTGTACGTCGGGTAAATTGGCTTGGGCCACGCAACTGCCGCACCCAATGCACAAACCCGAACACACAATTTCCTGCGGACTTACTAAAGCGCTCATGCGGGTTGTAATTGTTTCGTGCTCAGCGCCCGGTCCAGGTACGCGTTAGATGATTGCCGCAATAAGTTTATTCTTGCGGTAATTTCGGGGTTTAAAGGCTCGCTTAAGCGGGCTTCGATCACCTCTGATGGCGTACCTTCCAGAATTAAATGCTTTTCGCCGCCAATTTTAGCCATTAAACCTTGTAGTTTATAGCGCCGGTAAGGCGTGGTTTCGCACACAAACGGCCTGGCATTGCGCAAAGCAAAAACACAACCGTGAAAAAAGTTAGTGGCTACGGCTTCGGCTTTCGCCATAAAATGCGCGAAATCATGCGGATCGGCGGTAAGCCATTGTTCGTCGGCCCAGTCATTGCGGTACCCAATGCTGATGAGTGGCAAGTTTTTGCTCTTGGCGTAAGCTTGAATTTCGCGGGCAAACGATTCGGAAAAATTATGGCCGTAAACGGCAATATACGCTTTTGGCAATCGACTTAAGCTGCGATCATCGGGCGTTACCGGGAACTGCAAGCAAGGGTCCAGTACCATTTCGGGCTCAAATCCTAAAGCATTTTTTACAATTTCTTGCGAGTTAGCGTCGCGCACCGAAATCTGATCGAAGTTGCGCAGCTTTTCGGCCCAGTTGGGGTCCATGCCCCAGGTTGCATCGTAATTACCAAAACTAGCCGCGTACGAAATCAGTCGCTTGGCCCGCACGTTGTCGCCATAAAAGATGGAACAGCCGCCAAACCACGGGTGCGATAAATTCCATACTTCGTCGCTGCCCACTACCACCACATCGTAGTTATCCATTTCGGCCGGATTCTCCAGTTGAAAGCGCCGCGACAAAGGCATGGTTTTAAAAATTTTAAAAAATTTTAAAATTTTCTCGCGGTACAGCGGGTAATCCGATTTAGGTACGTGCGTAGGTAATACCGGCTGAAAAGCGCAAGTCCATTCGGCCTGGTTTACCCGGTCCGAGTCGTGATCCAGAATTTCTACCTGGTGGCCGCGGCCCTGCAAGCCTTCGGTTAAACAGCGCGCCTGCCAGTAACTTCCGTAATTAATGCACCGGTGAAAAGTAAGAACGCCGATTTTTAAAGTATCTTTATTTGTATGCTCCAATGTATCTTTCAGAAAAGGGTCAATAAATAATCGTTAAATCTTAACCAGACCTAAATTTTAAAAATTTAAATTTTACAGTCAATCGGCTAAGGGTTTCGGTAACACCGAACGGGATAAAGGCAATTTAGGTTATCCTGGCAATTAGTTGTTTGTGCTTGGATGTTTGTTACGCACCTGATATATTTTTGAGAACCAGGCTATTGGTATACAACTTCAGTTAAATAGATTTCGGCGAAGCTAATTAAATCTATAACGGCTGACAAATACGCTATGAAATAAGCAGCCAGGTTGTGTTTTCTATTCAACCACCTGAACAAGCATTGCGGGGCAGTTAAACTTTTAAAATCCTAAGCCTCGCTAATTTTAAAAATTGTTAAACAAGAAAAGAACTAAAACGGTAACCGGGTAAGCTTCGTTAAAAGGCAAAATTTTAAAAATTACCGCGCCAACAATCTTGCCGTAAAGTAAGGTATTTATCCGGAACAATTAAAAAAGAAGCGCTGGATTACACACGTTCGCCCAGCTAAAATAAAACAGAATGCTTAACCTACTTCTTATTCGCCATGCTTTAACCGACTCGGTAGGAAAGCGTTTATCGGGCCGTTTGCCGGGTGTTTCCTTAAATAACACCGGTCGCGAACAAGCGCAACAGTTGGCTTCGCGGCTCGCCAATGTACCGCTGGCGGCTATTTATAGCAGCCCCTTAGAACGCGCCGTAGAAACTGCCGAGCCAGTAGCGAACTTACATAATTTAAAAACACTTATTTCTCCGGATTTTTTAGAAATTGACTTCGGCGACTGGACCAACGCTACTTTTGAGAAACTGCAAGGGCAAACCCAATTTCAACATTTTAACTCTTTTAGGAGCCAAACGCGCATACCCGGCGGCGAAATGATGCTGGAAGCCCAGACCCGCATAATTGCCGGCATCGAAAAATTATACCACCAGCACCAACAACAAACCATTGCCGTTGTGAGCCATTCAGATTTAATAAAAGCCGCTCTGGCTTATTATGGCGGCATTCACCTGGATATGTTTCAGCGCATCGAAATTAGTCCGGCTTCGGTAAGTGTGATTCAAATTTTTCCGGAAACGGCTAAAATTTTAGTGATAAACGATACTGGCGACCTAAAGATTTAACTTATAATATTGCTTATTACTAAACAAACAGGCTAAACACCAAAAGCACTTTTTACAACTAAATTTGGTTTTTTGCCACCTTAAATCACCTTTGTTGCGGGCGCTATTGCCTTACCTGAGTGGCAAGTTTTACACTGGCAAGTAACACCATCCGGTAGTTAACGTACAACCCTCAGGAAAGTAGCTTAACTCAGTACATTTTTAAATTTTGCAATTAGGCCAAGGCGTTATTATTTTTTTTTCAGTTCCGGCAGCTTTTTCTAAAAATGCCAGTAATTTTTATTTCAAAAAGTACGCTCGCGATAATAACAGTAGAAATAAATGCCAGCTTAAAATTTTAAATAAAAACCTTGTTAGTAAGAGTAGCTTTCAGCTGAAAATCTGGCAGTTAAAACCTAATTTTGCCTTTTTACCGTATTTTATTTAACATAAACAGGTTTGATACTGTAACAATTTAGCTATATTCCTGTTTCAAAAGCTTTTTAACAGTCGAGTAGTTATATCACTAAAGATAATTCACATGCATAATACCATTGAAAAAGCAACAGGAAAGCTTGGTATATTAACCCCGGGGTTAGGTGCCGTAGCCACTACCCTTATTGCCGGTGTAGAAGCCGTGAAAAAAAATCT
The sequence above is a segment of the Adhaeribacter swui genome. Coding sequences within it:
- a CDS encoding polysaccharide pyruvyl transferase family protein, giving the protein MEHTNKDTLKIGVLTFHRCINYGSYWQARCLTEGLQGRGHQVEILDHDSDRVNQAEWTCAFQPVLPTHVPKSDYPLYREKILKFFKIFKTMPLSRRFQLENPAEMDNYDVVVVGSDEVWNLSHPWFGGCSIFYGDNVRAKRLISYAASFGNYDATWGMDPNWAEKLRNFDQISVRDANSQEIVKNALGFEPEMVLDPCLQFPVTPDDRSLSRLPKAYIAVYGHNFSESFAREIQAYAKSKNLPLISIGYRNDWADEQWLTADPHDFAHFMAKAEAVATNFFHGCVFALRNARPFVCETTPYRRYKLQGLMAKIGGEKHLILEGTPSEVIEARLSEPLNPEITARINLLRQSSNAYLDRALSTKQLQPA
- a CDS encoding Coenzyme F420 hydrogenase/dehydrogenase, beta subunit C-terminal domain; amino-acid sequence: MSALVSPQEIVCSGLCIGCGSCVAQANLPDVQMNFDDYGQLKPTGNNAWFNQRSVNFTQTCPFSPEAKNEDYLADKLYPAAQRQHPSIGRFENAYVGHVGEEDFRLQGSSGGMVTWVATELMRQGLIDGVAHVIATEDPQTNGRYFRYRIARTEEEVRAGAKSRYYPIELSEILKTIREVPGRYAVVGIPCFIKAVQLLRREDPVIRERIKFTLGLFCGHMKSARFVESFAWQMNVPVNQIEKVEYRLKDHNHPANWYNAQLTLRNGQKVNRLWWHLADGDWGAGFYMNSACNYCDDVVAETADISFGDAWVEPYSSDGRGTNVVVVRSPVIEQLVANAIQENRLELKQVDAEFVHQTQAAGFRQRREGLAYRLTWQKKGVKPRKRVAPDAKTPTRHRKLIYRTRYYISAWSNRVFKFARHLQKPPIYYRWARVVAAVYHGLAYHQGKVKEMFKRYSELKG
- a CDS encoding histidine phosphatase family protein codes for the protein MLNLLLIRHALTDSVGKRLSGRLPGVSLNNTGREQAQQLASRLANVPLAAIYSSPLERAVETAEPVANLHNLKTLISPDFLEIDFGDWTNATFEKLQGQTQFQHFNSFRSQTRIPGGEMMLEAQTRIIAGIEKLYHQHQQQTIAVVSHSDLIKAALAYYGGIHLDMFQRIEISPASVSVIQIFPETAKILVINDTGDLKI
- a CDS encoding THUMP-like domain-containing protein — its product is MPDLQPLSSTEQDFVQEHAQADPAKLLLQQHRYKGLDVPRLVHYIQARQKVKSKLPLWYQNLQIIYPPFLSLEQSSSELTAQYKAGLVSGNLLIDLTGGFGIDSFYFAQHFEQVHYVEQNAELTAIAAYNATVLGATNIQFQAGSAADFLKNFNSKADCIYLDPARRGNANQKLHFLTDCEPDVLQLLPLLFRKADQILLKTSPMLDIEQARQQLGQVSTITVVAVDNECKEVLYLLQADVPAEPEYVAVNLRATQAEIAFKFKKSEEEAAAITYSEPQAFIYEPNTAILKAGGFKSVAQQYRVNKLHRNSHLYTSETLVTDFPGRAFSCRAICKYQKKDILPYLPSKKANITARNFPEPVAAIRKKLGLQEGGDQYLFATTDMHQKPIILVCEKAAAGK
- the ahcY gene encoding adenosylhomocysteinase; protein product: MIETALNYKVKDISLAEWGRKEIRLAEAEMPGLMAIREEFGPSKPLQGARIAGCLHMTIQTAVLIETLVELGAEVTWSSCNIFSTQDHAAAAIAAAGIPVFAWKGMNEEEFNWCIEQTLFFGEDRKPLNMILDDGGDLTNMVLDQYPELAAGVRGISEETTTGVHRLYERVKNGTLPLPAININDSVTKSKFDNKYGCKESLVDAIRRATDVMMAGKVAVVAGYGDVGKGSAASLRGAGARVIVTEIDPICALQAAMDGFAVKKMADAVKEADIVVTATGNCDIIREEHFRALKDKAIVCNIGHFDDEIDMAWLNKNYGHTKDTIKPQVDLYNIEGKDLIVLAEGRLVNLGCATGHPSFVMSNSFSNQVLAQIELWTNAASYENQVYTLPKHLDEKVARLHLAKIGVELEELTDHQSAYIGVEKQGPYKPEYYRY
- a CDS encoding glycosyltransferase family protein; amino-acid sequence: MSEQIQEAEPDVWMQHMRRGKFEEAWKKSDADLKARAGQPCWHLPRHFQYIWDGSSLVGKRVLVRCYHGLGDTVQFIRYMPLLKEIAAKVIVWAQAPLIPLLKTVSGIDQLLPLHDGTPEVDYDADIEIMELPHYFRTTLATLPAQVPYLHAEPLVLTSDNSRLKVGLVWKAGDWDESRSIPFSSLTPLAELPSLQFYMLQANAPEAGWNGKFGEFPGNFSLYDYARVVKDLDLLITVDSMPAHLAGAMGIPVWTLLRTEADWRWMDDRDDSPWYPTMHLFRQTQSGNWDKVISRVAEELSKLSRDKD
- a CDS encoding glycoside hydrolase 5 family protein, with amino-acid sequence MIEAVKFWNEPNNKSHWDPQIDPEWRIYGQMVKLAAQAVKAENPGILRVLGGISPIDPSFINRMQSYGALDDLNAIAVHGFPLDWNLWSIHEWPNKIAEIEAVTNLPVWVTEVGISSFGAEEVQEFGLKRTAELLMGRVPRAHWYSLYDLPQAWEATTRHREAEGSSYYRHFHMGLLREDGTPKLALKHFSDYTPEFGICQWFHFEDHRLDQAIDWLRKLGVKHLRTGLSWADWLRPNAEVWFDHVMKKLEEFDLTVTFCFTPESKGIQPHHTSPPQNIEEFADFCVTMMRRYA